Proteins encoded together in one Microbacterium oxydans window:
- a CDS encoding epoxide hydrolase family protein — protein sequence MDNTTLTFRPFTVSVSAAEVADLQDRLARTRLPQPSPTDDWDAGTPNSYLREAIAAWRDFDWAAAQERINAVPHLTTEIDGQTIHFLHVRSAHEGATPLLLAHTYPGSSIDYLDLIDRLVDPVAHGGRAEDAFDVVIPDAPGYGFSQPLASAGWTTARVAEAYDRLMRGLGYDSYGIHGSDNGAMVARELGLREPEGFLGLHVLQLFSFPSGDPAEFEKLEPADYAGLEHMQWFQSVGGYNAMNASRPQTVSVGISDSPVGLLAYSELFNSFGNGTSLVPLEKILLEVSVNWFANAASGMSRSYLENARADAAGEGAEGAEPRINTARTGVAVFADDFQTIRVFAERDNANIVHWSRFDEGGHFAALERPDLLAGDLRTFFAGAR from the coding sequence ATGGACAACACGACGCTCACCTTCCGCCCCTTCACCGTCTCGGTCTCCGCCGCCGAGGTCGCCGATCTCCAGGATCGTCTCGCCCGCACCCGCCTTCCGCAGCCCTCGCCGACGGATGACTGGGATGCCGGCACCCCCAACTCCTACCTGCGCGAGGCCATCGCCGCCTGGCGCGACTTCGACTGGGCCGCCGCCCAGGAGCGGATCAACGCGGTCCCGCATCTCACCACCGAGATCGACGGCCAGACGATCCACTTCCTCCACGTGCGCTCGGCCCACGAGGGCGCGACGCCGCTGCTGCTCGCGCACACCTATCCCGGCTCCTCCATCGACTACCTCGACCTGATCGACCGGCTCGTCGACCCGGTGGCACATGGCGGTCGGGCGGAGGACGCGTTCGACGTCGTGATCCCCGATGCTCCGGGCTACGGCTTCTCGCAGCCGCTCGCCTCCGCCGGGTGGACGACCGCCCGGGTCGCCGAGGCCTACGACCGCCTCATGCGCGGACTCGGCTACGACAGCTACGGCATCCACGGTTCCGACAACGGCGCCATGGTCGCCCGCGAGCTGGGGCTGCGGGAACCGGAGGGCTTCCTCGGACTGCACGTGCTGCAGCTGTTCTCGTTCCCCTCGGGCGACCCCGCGGAGTTCGAGAAGCTGGAGCCCGCGGACTACGCCGGCCTCGAGCACATGCAGTGGTTCCAGTCGGTCGGCGGGTACAACGCGATGAACGCCTCGCGCCCGCAGACCGTGTCGGTGGGGATCAGCGACTCCCCGGTCGGACTGCTCGCCTACAGCGAGCTGTTCAACTCGTTCGGCAACGGCACGTCTCTCGTGCCGCTCGAGAAGATCCTGCTCGAGGTCAGCGTGAACTGGTTCGCGAACGCCGCATCCGGTATGAGCCGCAGCTACCTGGAGAACGCCAGGGCGGATGCCGCGGGCGAGGGCGCCGAGGGTGCCGAACCGCGGATCAACACCGCACGGACCGGGGTCGCGGTGTTCGCCGACGACTTCCAGACGATCCGGGTCTTCGCCGAGCGCGACAACGCGAACATCGTGCACTGGAGCCGCTTCGACGAGGGCGGGCACTTCGCCGCTCTGGAGCGCCCCGACCTGCTCGCGGGTGATCTCCGCACGTTCTTCGCCGGAGCGCGCTGA
- a CDS encoding helix-turn-helix transcriptional regulator — MADPTARLLSLLALLQTGPERSGSDLAARLGVSSRTVRHDIERLRDLGYPVDATRGSVGGYRLGAGGRLPPLLLDDEEAVAVTVGLRAAAGISGVAESGARALAKLEQVLPSHLRPTVDALRSSVDRAPENNDTDAPDPEVDAAALQAIASAIRNEEWLRFDYEGTPVLAEPYRLLTWHRRWYLVARDADSTEWGTYRVDWMELRMPTRRRFDPQPLPGGDYTAFAMRTIAVSGWVVHARLRIDAPAEAVLARIHAAVGVVEPVDDEHCILVTGADSLDTVAAYIGMLMMDFTVESPPELLPRLQLLSERYARAVAGST; from the coding sequence ATGGCCGATCCGACGGCTCGACTGCTCTCCCTGCTGGCACTGCTGCAGACCGGCCCGGAGCGCTCCGGGAGTGATCTCGCCGCGCGCCTCGGCGTCTCCTCCCGCACGGTGCGGCACGACATCGAGCGGCTGCGCGACCTCGGCTATCCGGTCGACGCCACGAGAGGTTCCGTCGGCGGATACCGTCTGGGCGCGGGCGGCCGCCTCCCTCCGCTGCTCCTGGACGACGAGGAGGCGGTGGCGGTCACGGTCGGCCTTCGCGCCGCAGCCGGCATCTCGGGGGTCGCGGAGTCGGGGGCCAGGGCGCTCGCCAAGCTCGAACAGGTGCTGCCCTCGCACCTGCGCCCCACGGTCGACGCCCTTCGCTCCAGCGTCGACCGCGCCCCGGAGAACAACGACACGGATGCCCCCGATCCCGAGGTCGACGCCGCGGCGCTGCAGGCGATCGCGAGCGCGATCCGCAACGAGGAGTGGCTGCGCTTCGACTACGAGGGCACGCCGGTGCTCGCCGAGCCGTACCGCCTGCTCACCTGGCACCGACGCTGGTACCTCGTGGCGCGCGATGCGGACAGCACCGAGTGGGGCACGTACCGCGTCGACTGGATGGAGCTGCGGATGCCGACGCGTCGCCGCTTCGATCCGCAGCCGCTGCCCGGGGGCGACTACACGGCGTTCGCGATGCGGACCATCGCCGTGAGCGGCTGGGTCGTGCACGCCCGACTCCGCATCGACGCGCCCGCCGAGGCCGTGCTCGCGCGGATCCACGCCGCGGTCGGCGTGGTCGAACCGGTCGACGACGAGCACTGCATCCTCGTGACCGGCGCGGACAGCCTCGACACCGTCGCCGCGTACATCGGGATGCTGATGATGGACTTCACGGTCGAGAGCCCGCCCGAGCTGCTCCCCCGCCTGCAGCTGCTCTCCGAGCGCTACGCGCGCGCCGTGGCCGGAAGCACATGA
- a CDS encoding DUF1801 domain-containing protein, protein MKPTGDDVAGLIARSSPAVRRRDAETLTALMQEITGREPQTWGTIIGFGSCHYRYPTGTEGDSGLLGFAPRKAATTIYLFDGVDAHTEALAELGPHTTGVGCLYIKDLEQVDLDVLRGILERSLAWVEAGGTPEVQLTVTG, encoded by the coding sequence GTGAAGCCCACGGGTGATGACGTCGCGGGACTCATCGCCCGCTCCTCCCCCGCCGTGCGACGCCGCGACGCCGAGACGCTGACCGCGCTCATGCAGGAGATCACCGGCCGCGAGCCGCAGACGTGGGGCACGATCATCGGGTTCGGCTCGTGCCACTACCGCTACCCCACGGGCACGGAGGGCGACAGCGGACTCCTCGGCTTCGCCCCGCGCAAGGCCGCGACGACGATCTACCTGTTCGACGGCGTCGACGCGCACACCGAGGCCCTGGCGGAGCTCGGACCGCACACCACGGGCGTCGGATGCCTGTACATCAAGGACCTCGAGCAGGTCGACCTCGACGTGCTGCGCGGCATCCTGGAGCGCTCCCTGGCCTGGGTCGAGGCGGGCGGCACCCCCGAGGTGCAGCTCACCGTCACCGGCTGA